Proteins from one Nitrobacteraceae bacterium AZCC 2146 genomic window:
- a CDS encoding hypothetical protein (product_source=Hypo-rule applied; superfamily=53748; transmembrane_helix_parts=Inside_1_4,TMhelix_5_23,Outside_24_71,TMhelix_72_94,Inside_95_105): protein MIRGFFRLVGLLLLAGGFIFLVYDGARSIADQALRLTRLGEFWNDIHQASQRAFQAMIEGAAPWLWNGVVKVILNQPAWAVMGVLGILLMLLFRPRKPLIGYSRN from the coding sequence ATGATCCGCGGGTTTTTCCGTCTGGTGGGGCTCTTGCTCCTGGCCGGCGGGTTCATTTTCCTGGTCTATGACGGCGCCCGGTCGATCGCCGATCAGGCGTTGCGGCTGACCCGGCTTGGCGAATTCTGGAACGACATCCATCAGGCCAGCCAGCGGGCATTCCAGGCGATGATCGAGGGCGCTGCGCCCTGGCTCTGGAATGGTGTCGTGAAGGTCATTCTGAACCAGCCGGCCTGGGCGGTGATGGGCGTGCTGGGAATCCTCTTGATGCTGCTGTTCCGGCCGCGCAAGCCGCTGATCGGTTATTCCCGGAATTGA
- a CDS encoding peptide-methionine (S)-S-oxide reductase (product_source=KO:K07304; cath_funfam=3.30.1060.10; cog=COG0225; ko=KO:K07304; pfam=PF01625; superfamily=55068; tigrfam=TIGR00401) encodes MLFMRKTTALPTAAEALPGRATPIPTAIRHFVNGHQIQPPYPEGLEQAVFGLGCFWGAERKFWELGDGVYTTVVGYAGGHTPNPTYEETCSGRTGHTEAVLVVFDPKKISYEQLLKVFWESHNPTQGMRQGNDVGTQYRSAIYTFSDAQRNAVDASKAAYQKALSAKGLGAITTEIAPAGEFYFAEDYHQQYLAKNPAGYCGLGGTGVSCPIGVAVSA; translated from the coding sequence ATGTTGTTTATGCGCAAGACCACCGCATTGCCCACTGCCGCCGAAGCGCTGCCCGGAAGGGCCACGCCGATCCCGACTGCGATACGTCATTTCGTCAACGGTCATCAGATCCAGCCGCCCTATCCGGAAGGCCTCGAGCAGGCGGTGTTTGGGCTCGGCTGTTTCTGGGGGGCGGAACGGAAGTTCTGGGAACTCGGCGATGGCGTCTACACCACGGTGGTCGGCTATGCCGGCGGCCACACGCCGAACCCGACCTATGAAGAGACCTGTTCGGGCCGCACCGGCCACACCGAAGCGGTGCTGGTGGTGTTCGATCCCAAGAAGATCTCCTACGAGCAGTTGCTGAAGGTTTTCTGGGAAAGCCACAACCCGACCCAGGGCATGCGCCAGGGCAACGATGTCGGCACGCAGTATCGTTCGGCGATCTACACGTTCAGCGATGCGCAGCGCAACGCCGTCGATGCGTCGAAGGCGGCGTATCAGAAGGCGCTGTCGGCTAAGGGCCTCGGCGCCATCACCACCGAGATCGCACCGGCCGGCGAGTTCTATTTCGCCGAGGACTATCACCAGCAATATCTGGCGAAGAATCCGGCCGGCTATTGCGGCCTCGGCGGCACCGGCGTGTCGTGCCCGATCGGCGTTGCCGTCAGCGCCTGA
- a CDS encoding hypothetical protein (product_source=Hypo-rule applied), with translation MAVGAILPPLFFERRALRVFAPGIAFSGTPRKQISVGRAVERQASISPAPMMGRC, from the coding sequence ATGGCGGTGGGCGCAATCCTGCCGCCGCTGTTCTTTGAGCGGCGTGCCTTGAGAGTTTTCGCTCCGGGGATAGCATTTTCAGGAACACCCCGGAAACAGATCAGCGTTGGCCGCGCAGTTGAGCGGCAGGCGTCAATCAGCCCGGCGCCCATGATGGGTCGCTGCTGA